From a single Sulfurimonas sp. genomic region:
- the aroA gene encoding 3-phosphoshikimate 1-carboxyvinyltransferase, with amino-acid sequence MSKVVVSPVGGFSLNISDIAPDKSISHRSAMFSMLARGESKITNFLRAEDTMNSLKIVENLGASVKDDGITITISSDGIKEPFEILDCGNSGTGMRLFCGLLSSADGHFVLTGDKYLRSRPMKRVTKPLMEIGAKFDGRDNANLAPLSVRGASLKAFNYDSKIASAQVKSCMILAALRADGECTYTEPELSRDHTERMLKGMGADLVVDGLKTTINPMKNLLEPLTIRVPADPSSAFFFAVAAAITDGADVTIEGITLNPTRIEAYKALERMGADITYEHTDNKYEPIGNIRVKNAPLKAITVEDNISWLIDELPALSIAFACAEGKSVVKNAEELRVKESDRISTVVEGLKACGVEVDEYEDGYTVTGGELKSSVVDSDGDHRIAMSFIIAGLKCGMEVTDLDCINTSFPNFFDILQRITKVEFV; translated from the coding sequence ATGAGCAAGGTTGTAGTTAGTCCTGTCGGTGGCTTTTCACTAAATATTTCAGATATAGCACCAGATAAATCTATATCACATAGAAGTGCAATGTTTAGTATGTTGGCACGTGGTGAGAGTAAAATTACAAATTTTTTACGTGCTGAAGATACTATGAACTCTTTAAAGATTGTAGAAAATCTAGGTGCTAGTGTAAAAGATGACGGAATAACTATTACAATTTCATCAGATGGTATAAAAGAGCCGTTTGAAATACTTGACTGCGGTAATTCAGGTACCGGTATGAGACTGTTTTGCGGACTATTAAGTTCAGCTGATGGGCATTTTGTACTAACGGGTGATAAATACCTTCGTTCACGCCCAATGAAGCGTGTAACTAAACCTTTAATGGAGATTGGTGCAAAGTTTGACGGACGTGATAACGCGAACTTAGCACCTTTGAGTGTTAGGGGAGCTAGTCTTAAAGCTTTTAATTATGATTCAAAAATTGCTTCTGCACAAGTTAAGTCTTGTATGATATTGGCAGCTTTAAGAGCAGATGGAGAGTGTACATATACTGAACCTGAGTTATCACGTGATCATACAGAACGTATGTTAAAAGGTATGGGTGCAGATTTAGTAGTTGATGGATTAAAAACTACTATAAATCCTATGAAAAATCTTTTAGAACCATTAACAATCCGCGTACCTGCTGATCCATCATCTGCATTTTTCTTTGCAGTTGCAGCTGCTATAACAGATGGAGCAGATGTGACTATAGAAGGTATTACTCTAAACCCTACACGTATTGAAGCTTACAAGGCATTAGAGCGTATGGGTGCTGATATTACTTATGAGCATACTGATAACAAATATGAACCTATAGGGAATATTAGAGTTAAAAATGCACCGCTTAAAGCCATAACAGTAGAAGATAATATCTCATGGCTTATAGATGAACTTCCTGCATTATCAATAGCATTTGCTTGTGCTGAAGGAAAAAGTGTTGTAAAAAATGCAGAAGAGCTTCGTGTAAAAGAGTCAGATAGAATATCAACTGTAGTAGAAGGTCTAAAAGCTTGTGGAGTCGAGGTTGATGAGTATGAAGATGGTTATACTGTGACAGGCGGTGAGCTAAAAAGTTCCGTAGTTGACAGTGACGGCGATCACCGTATAGCTATGAGTTTTATAATAGCTGGTCTTAAATGCGGTATGGAAGTGACTGACTTAGATTGTATAAACACATCTTTTCCAAACTTCTTTGATATACTACAAAGAATCACAAAAGTAGAGTTTGTTTAG
- the pheT gene encoding phenylalanine--tRNA ligase subunit beta, which yields MIVTKSWLNEWIDISDVSTDDLCKTFNAIGLEVDRVESYSVPNKIIFGRVLECERHPDADKLSVCKVDIGTSIRQIVCGAANVRAGIDVVVATVGCTMPGGMVIKPVKLRGVESEGMICSASEIGLPEVNKGIMEIDDSIGEYKLGQEVNTHPIFSDDLIEIELTANRGDCLSIRGVSRDLSAAYGSPVRKIAIKQNDDKRLGIGRILSLSHESDHNVNLRYKAIDIKDLKLPFIVSLRLAQIEEDRESDIMSLMLYVTHSSGVILRAYEHSYFKENDDKMAKIELKKDENGFASIMTHNNKKASTIGIIQEEESKVHCSEGVVLIEASYIPPDVISKQMLENKVESGPLYYRTSRGSEPELNRGLDYCLSLIETNSDSTIYGGNIELYDNYEEAIVSVTKSEIDEIIGAEIDKTRITKLLKNLGFNTSKSQGDSYVISIPRYRHDITNKQDVVEEIVRMVGIDNIESKPFVLTEDNRLEDDYFWYKKRKDYRHKAASEGFFESIHFVFDEKKVLNNYGFETLEEKKDLLNPIAKTLDTLRPTLLTGLLKAASSNAKNGYSSIKLFEVGSVFSTAREESVKMAILFSGDTIKDSIQNAGKPSKVDFGFFVQKVSNIIGAFDLEENETSHSLSHKYQSASIMQNGQKIGELFRVHPNVEKDYDLDVTYICELDFQMLDYSLKTAVSKSKYQASQKDLSLIMPNTMSYKTVKESIDEIKPDDIVKFYAVDKYSDEELGENVSLTIRFILQRDDRTLEEEDITSAMDTILDGLNKKLGIGLR from the coding sequence ATGATAGTTACAAAATCTTGGTTAAATGAATGGATTGATATCAGCGATGTTTCAACTGATGATTTATGTAAAACTTTTAATGCTATCGGTTTAGAAGTTGATAGAGTAGAGAGTTATAGCGTACCAAATAAAATTATATTCGGTAGAGTTTTAGAGTGTGAGAGACATCCTGATGCAGATAAACTTAGTGTTTGTAAAGTTGATATAGGTACAAGTATCCGTCAAATTGTATGTGGTGCAGCTAATGTAAGAGCAGGGATAGATGTAGTGGTTGCAACTGTTGGTTGTACTATGCCTGGAGGAATGGTTATAAAACCTGTAAAACTTCGTGGTGTTGAATCTGAAGGTATGATCTGTTCAGCTAGTGAGATAGGTTTACCAGAAGTAAATAAAGGTATTATGGAGATCGATGATAGTATCGGTGAATACAAACTTGGTCAAGAGGTAAATACACATCCTATATTTTCAGATGATCTTATAGAAATTGAACTTACTGCTAACCGCGGAGACTGTTTAAGTATACGTGGTGTGTCACGTGATCTAAGTGCAGCTTATGGAAGTCCTGTAAGAAAAATTGCTATAAAACAAAACGATGATAAACGCCTTGGTATCGGTCGTATACTTAGCTTATCTCATGAAAGTGATCATAATGTAAACCTAAGATATAAAGCTATAGACATTAAAGATTTAAAACTTCCATTTATTGTTAGTCTAAGACTTGCTCAAATTGAAGAAGATAGAGAATCGGATATTATGTCTTTAATGCTTTATGTTACTCATAGCAGTGGTGTAATACTCAGAGCATACGAGCACTCATACTTTAAAGAAAATGATGACAAGATGGCAAAAATTGAGCTCAAAAAAGATGAGAACGGTTTTGCATCAATTATGACTCATAACAATAAAAAAGCGTCTACTATAGGTATTATTCAAGAGGAAGAATCAAAAGTACACTGCAGTGAAGGTGTAGTACTTATCGAAGCTAGTTATATTCCACCTGATGTTATATCTAAACAAATGCTTGAAAATAAAGTTGAATCAGGACCTTTATACTACAGAACTTCACGTGGTAGTGAACCTGAGTTAAATAGAGGGTTAGATTATTGTCTTAGCTTGATTGAGACTAACTCTGACTCAACTATATATGGCGGGAATATTGAACTTTATGATAATTATGAAGAGGCTATTGTAAGCGTAACAAAATCTGAAATTGATGAAATAATCGGTGCAGAGATTGATAAAACGAGAATTACAAAGCTTCTTAAAAACCTAGGTTTCAATACGTCAAAATCTCAAGGCGATTCATATGTGATCTCAATACCTAGATATCGTCATGATATTACAAATAAACAAGATGTTGTTGAAGAGATTGTTCGTATGGTTGGTATTGACAATATTGAATCAAAACCTTTTGTTCTTACAGAAGATAATCGTTTAGAAGATGACTATTTCTGGTATAAAAAGAGAAAAGACTATAGACATAAAGCTGCATCTGAAGGTTTCTTTGAGTCTATTCATTTTGTTTTTGATGAGAAAAAAGTTTTAAACAATTACGGTTTTGAAACATTAGAAGAGAAAAAAGATCTGCTAAATCCAATAGCAAAAACTCTAGACACTTTAAGACCGACTCTATTAACTGGTTTACTAAAAGCTGCATCGTCTAATGCAAAAAACGGATATTCTTCAATTAAGCTGTTTGAAGTTGGTTCTGTTTTCTCAACTGCAAGAGAAGAGAGTGTTAAAATGGCTATATTATTTAGCGGTGATACAATTAAAGACTCTATTCAAAATGCAGGAAAACCTTCAAAAGTTGATTTTGGATTCTTTGTACAAAAAGTATCAAATATAATAGGTGCATTTGATTTAGAGGAGAATGAAACATCACACTCATTATCTCATAAGTATCAAAGTGCATCAATAATGCAAAATGGGCAAAAAATAGGTGAGCTGTTCCGTGTACATCCTAATGTTGAAAAAGATTACGATCTTGATGTAACATATATTTGTGAATTAGATTTCCAAATGCTTGATTACTCTTTAAAAACGGCTGTAAGTAAGTCAAAGTATCAGGCATCTCAAAAAGACTTGAGTTTAATAATGCCAAATACTATGAGTTATAAAACTGTAAAAGAGTCTATAGATGAGATAAAACCTGATGATATAGTTAAGTTCTATGCTGTTGATAAATATAGTGATGAAGAACTTGGTGAAAATGTTAGTTTAACTATCCGTTTTATTCTACAAAGAGATGATAGAACTTTAGAAGAAGAAGATATTACATCCGCTATGGATACGATATTAGACGGCTTAAATAAAAAACTTGGAATAGGTCTTAGATGA
- the pheS gene encoding phenylalanine--tRNA ligase subunit alpha → MKKWYDEINNATTVERIEEIRISIFGKKGILAAEFAKMKDAPNEEKSKIAKELNTHKSSLMNELTNKKIELQTKELEENMKAEGLDVSLFSTTSQAGALHPVMETMDRIVEYFVALNFAVKTGNMVEDDFNNFEALNLPKYHPARDMQDTFYFKDEMLLRTHTSPVQIRTMMSHKPPIRMIAPGAVFRRDYDLTHTPMFHQIEGLLVDDKGKVSFANLKFILEDFLKYMFGQVDVRFRPSFFPFTEPSAEVDISCVFCGGDGCRVCSHTGWLEVLGCGIVDPNVFEAVKYEDVSGYAFGLGVERFAMLIHQIGDLRSLFEGDIKLLEQFQ, encoded by the coding sequence TTGAAAAAATGGTATGACGAGATAAATAACGCCACAACAGTGGAGCGTATAGAAGAGATAAGAATCTCTATATTTGGTAAAAAAGGGATTTTAGCAGCAGAGTTTGCTAAAATGAAAGATGCACCAAATGAAGAAAAATCAAAGATAGCAAAAGAGTTAAATACTCATAAAAGTTCTTTGATGAACGAATTAACAAATAAAAAAATAGAGCTTCAAACAAAAGAATTAGAAGAAAATATGAAAGCTGAAGGCTTGGATGTATCTCTATTTAGTACAACAAGCCAAGCCGGTGCATTACACCCTGTAATGGAGACGATGGATAGAATCGTAGAGTATTTTGTAGCTCTAAACTTTGCTGTGAAAACAGGAAATATGGTAGAAGATGATTTTAATAATTTTGAGGCATTAAACCTGCCAAAATACCATCCTGCACGCGATATGCAAGATACATTTTATTTTAAAGACGAAATGCTGCTTCGTACACACACATCACCTGTACAAATTCGTACTATGATGAGCCATAAGCCACCAATAAGAATGATAGCACCTGGTGCTGTATTTAGACGTGATTATGACTTAACACACACTCCGATGTTTCATCAAATTGAGGGTCTGCTTGTTGATGACAAAGGGAAAGTTTCTTTTGCAAATTTAAAGTTTATTTTAGAAGACTTTTTAAAATATATGTTTGGTCAAGTGGATGTAAGATTTCGCCCGTCTTTTTTCCCATTCACTGAACCTTCAGCTGAAGTAGATATCTCTTGTGTGTTTTGTGGTGGTGATGGTTGTCGTGTATGTTCACACACAGGCTGGCTTGAAGTTTTAGGATGCGGTATTGTTGATCCAAACGTATTTGAGGCAGTTAAATATGAAGATGTTAGCGGTTATGCTTTTGGTCTAGGTGTAGAGCGTTTTGCAATGCTAATACATCAAATAGGTGATTTACGTTCACTTTTTGAAGGAGATATTAAGTTGTTGGAGCAGTTTCAATGA
- a CDS encoding histidine triad nucleotide-binding protein yields the protein MCLFCKIVNKEIPSNIVAENDDFLAFHDINPKAPVHILAIPKKHVDSFHEVDPTIMGGMTEFIKEVAEKMAMENSGYRVITNIGENGGQEVKHLHFHVLGGAKLKWEHFSDSHPMENF from the coding sequence ATGTGTTTATTTTGTAAAATTGTAAATAAAGAAATTCCATCAAATATAGTAGCTGAAAATGACGATTTTTTAGCTTTTCACGACATTAATCCAAAAGCTCCGGTACATATTTTAGCAATTCCAAAAAAACATGTAGATAGTTTTCACGAAGTTGATCCTACCATTATGGGTGGTATGACTGAATTCATAAAAGAAGTAGCTGAAAAAATGGCTATGGAGAATAGTGGTTATAGAGTGATAACAAATATTGGGGAAAATGGAGGACAAGAGGTAAAACACTTACACTTCCATGTTTTAGGCGGTGCAAAACTAAAATGGGAGCACTTTAGCGATTCACATCCTATGGAGAATTTCTAA
- a CDS encoding murein transglycosylase domain-containing protein, translating into MIKKTILTITVLSSLFSAANADYMQQMRDFQNYKASQEDQFDTYQKAQMKAFEEYKKEIGVFWEKPKLSTKKSWLSYSEDKKTRSDVDFEKNTIVVETVAASEEEAKRNLQTALAKAVTIDTKTLQETDPLEKKLAKIKLPSDMIHSKVDSKPILSTVVFDKKPTLNAVKKYVNKHTADSKIKVKESNKVQHARVYSVSVQLPDDTMLKRSKLYLNDVEEHAAKRDLPKPLIFAIMHSESSFNPRARSHIPAYGLMQIVPNTAGRDTYKFLYKQDKLVSGSYLYNSKNNIKMGSAYLHILYYRYLKKIKNPDSRLYCTIAAYNTGAGNIAYAFTKKYNMNNAAPIINKLTPEEVYARLLKDLRFDEPKHYLKKVSKRMAAYKKVYGI; encoded by the coding sequence ATGATCAAAAAAACTATATTAACCATAACGGTTTTATCATCACTTTTTAGTGCAGCTAATGCTGATTACATGCAGCAAATGAGGGATTTTCAAAACTATAAAGCCTCACAAGAAGATCAGTTTGATACTTACCAAAAAGCTCAAATGAAAGCTTTTGAAGAGTATAAAAAAGAGATAGGTGTTTTTTGGGAGAAACCAAAGCTTTCTACAAAAAAAAGCTGGCTCTCTTATTCTGAAGATAAAAAAACTCGTTCAGACGTAGACTTTGAAAAAAACACTATTGTCGTAGAAACTGTAGCTGCATCTGAAGAGGAAGCAAAAAGAAACTTACAGACTGCTCTAGCAAAAGCTGTAACTATAGATACAAAGACACTTCAAGAGACTGATCCATTGGAAAAGAAACTTGCAAAAATCAAACTGCCTTCTGATATGATTCATTCTAAAGTTGACAGCAAACCAATACTTTCTACAGTTGTATTTGATAAAAAACCAACTCTTAATGCAGTAAAAAAATATGTTAATAAGCACACTGCTGATTCAAAAATAAAAGTAAAAGAATCAAATAAAGTGCAACATGCAAGAGTCTACAGTGTATCTGTACAATTACCTGATGATACTATGCTTAAACGTTCTAAACTATATCTGAATGATGTTGAGGAACACGCAGCTAAACGTGATCTTCCAAAACCTCTTATATTTGCTATCATGCATTCTGAAAGTAGTTTTAATCCACGTGCACGAAGTCATATACCTGCTTATGGTTTAATGCAGATAGTTCCAAATACCGCAGGTCGTGATACATATAAATTTTTATATAAACAAGACAAGTTAGTATCTGGAAGTTATCTATATAACTCAAAAAACAATATTAAAATGGGTAGTGCATACTTGCATATACTTTACTATAGATACTTAAAAAAGATTAAGAACCCTGATAGCAGACTTTATTGTACAATTGCGGCATATAATACAGGAGCAGGTAATATAGCATATGCATTTACAAAAAAATACAATATGAATAATGCTGCACCGATTATAAATAAACTCACACCCGAAGAAGTTTATGCAAGACTGTTAAAAGATTTAAGATTTGATGAGCCAAAACACTATCTGAAAAAAGTTTCAAAACGTATGGCTGCATATAAAAAAGTATATGGAATTTAA
- a CDS encoding OsmC family protein gives MKVTVSHKEDMKFEAKTSKSSFVIDCPTISPIEYFLSGIITCSATDIILIPKNQGKTVTDLVVEGDVVRAEPHPAKFNKLHLTYSFNSDADDLTASRWVMASLETYCSTINTIRDTTEISYTIIHNGNTIKENEKMISGGGSNIDLGEISGCPS, from the coding sequence ATGAAAGTAACAGTTAGCCATAAAGAAGATATGAAGTTTGAAGCTAAAACTTCAAAAAGCAGTTTTGTAATCGATTGTCCAACAATATCACCCATTGAGTATTTTTTATCAGGTATTATCACTTGTAGTGCTACAGATATAATTTTAATTCCTAAAAACCAAGGAAAAACAGTAACAGACTTAGTAGTTGAGGGTGATGTAGTGCGTGCAGAGCCACATCCTGCAAAATTCAACAAACTGCACCTAACATACAGTTTTAATTCAGATGCAGATGATCTGACTGCTTCAAGATGGGTTATGGCATCACTAGAGACATACTGTTCAACTATAAATACCATACGTGATACTACAGAGATCTCTTATACTATTATTCACAACGGAAATACAATTAAAGAGAATGAAAAGATGATTTCAGGTGGTGGTTCAAATATAGATTTAGGTGAGATATCTGGTTGCCCGTCTTAA
- the argH gene encoding argininosuccinate lyase → MEKMWSGRFSQSASSLLDEFNASIMFDRELYIEDIEGSIAHATMLNKQGILTDKEVEDIKNGLNQVRSEIESGEFKWNISDEDLHMGIEKRLTAIIGDAGKKLHTARSRNDQVAVDFRRWTLKKNLSIVEAIKKLMREILVVAEQHTETLIPGMTHLQHAQPTNFAFHLAAYLSMFKRDIARFEDSYKRNNISPLGCAALAGTPHNVDRKMTAELLGFDSVSTNCLDTVSDRDFALEILFNISTMMMHISRLSEELIMWSSYEFGFVELSDEYSTGSSIMPQKKNPDVPELLRGKTGRVYGSLMGLLTVMKGLPLAYNKDTQEDKEGVFDAVKTAEISLEILKEAIKTMEVKPHNMEKACAIGHLSATDLADYLVEKCDIPFREAHFITGRAVAKGEELNTDLSQIEFKYLKEIDSRIDEDVMEYLVLRNSMNARTSEGGTATERTKEQLSFFKSFLEE, encoded by the coding sequence ATGGAAAAAATGTGGTCTGGTCGTTTTTCACAATCTGCATCATCATTACTAGATGAATTTAATGCCTCAATTATGTTTGACCGTGAGCTTTATATAGAAGATATTGAAGGTTCTATTGCTCATGCTACTATGCTTAATAAACAAGGTATTTTAACAGATAAAGAAGTAGAAGACATAAAAAACGGTTTAAATCAAGTTCGCTCAGAGATAGAGAGTGGTGAATTTAAATGGAATATTTCAGACGAAGATCTACATATGGGGATCGAAAAGCGTTTAACTGCTATTATTGGGGATGCAGGTAAAAAACTTCATACTGCAAGAAGTAGAAATGATCAAGTTGCTGTTGATTTTCGCCGTTGGACTCTAAAGAAAAACCTTTCAATCGTTGAAGCTATAAAAAAATTAATGCGTGAGATTTTAGTTGTAGCAGAGCAACATACAGAAACATTAATACCAGGTATGACACACCTTCAACATGCTCAACCTACAAACTTTGCATTTCATTTAGCTGCGTATCTTTCAATGTTTAAACGTGATATTGCAAGATTTGAAGATTCATACAAAAGAAACAATATTTCACCTCTTGGTTGTGCAGCACTAGCAGGAACACCGCACAATGTTGATCGTAAAATGACAGCTGAACTTTTAGGATTTGATAGTGTAAGTACAAACTGTTTAGACACGGTTAGTGATAGAGATTTTGCATTAGAGATTTTATTTAACATCTCAACTATGATGATGCATATATCTCGCTTGAGTGAAGAGTTGATTATGTGGAGTTCTTACGAGTTTGGATTTGTAGAACTTAGTGATGAATACTCTACTGGTAGTTCTATTATGCCACAAAAGAAAAATCCTGATGTACCAGAACTATTACGTGGAAAAACTGGACGTGTATACGGATCGTTAATGGGACTATTAACTGTTATGAAAGGTCTTCCTTTAGCATATAATAAAGATACGCAAGAAGATAAAGAGGGTGTATTTGATGCTGTTAAAACTGCTGAAATCTCTTTGGAAATTTTAAAAGAAGCTATAAAAACTATGGAAGTAAAACCTCATAATATGGAAAAAGCTTGTGCAATTGGACATCTAAGTGCTACAGATTTGGCAGACTACTTAGTTGAAAAATGCGATATACCTTTCCGTGAGGCTCACTTTATAACTGGTCGTGCAGTTGCAAAAGGTGAAGAATTAAATACTGATTTAAGTCAGATAGAATTCAAATATCTTAAAGAGATAGACTCTCGTATTGACGAAGATGTTATGGAGTATTTGGTACTTCGTAACTCTATGAATGCAAGAACTAGTGAGGGTGGTACTGCAACTGAGAGAACAAAAGAGCAGTTGTCATTTTTCAAAAGCTTTTTAGAGGAGTAA
- a CDS encoding cytochrome C — translation MKKSIVMLSSALILTAVSAQAALYKGQKVYSKVCIKCHTSGVEFVGGKTQFEWESYMDNKGKKLVETHLESDKFKEDEDYKKYKKYFESNKFKKRTKHLKEFLMEYAEDSGNVASCS, via the coding sequence ATGAAAAAAAGTATTGTAATGTTATCTTCAGCGCTTATATTAACAGCTGTTTCGGCTCAGGCAGCCCTTTATAAAGGACAGAAGGTATACTCAAAAGTTTGTATCAAATGTCATACAAGTGGGGTAGAGTTTGTTGGTGGAAAAACTCAGTTTGAATGGGAAAGTTATATGGATAACAAAGGTAAAAAACTGGTAGAAACGCATCTTGAGTCAGATAAGTTCAAAGAAGATGAAGACTATAAAAAGTACAAAAAGTACTTTGAAAGTAACAAGTTCAAAAAAAGAACAAAACACTTAAAAGAGTTTCTTATGGAATATGCTGAAGATAGCGGAAACGTAGCATCTTGTAGTTAA
- a CDS encoding menaquinone biosynthesis decarboxylase, which translates to MKNTINLLKKHDELTVIDTPLDIYLEIPHLAYAEVKKEGGGKALLFTNAVEEKTGKKFEEPILMNVFGSYKRCELLFGRTIESVADEISKLLHMKPPSGFKEKFSMASELFSLKNIFPKRLKGKGECQEVIYKDDNIDLSRIPVLTTWEQDGGPFITMGQVYTQSLDGEMVNLGMYRLQVYDKDTLGMHWQIHKDSSHFFDQYQKAGKKMPVSVAIGGDPLYTWCATAPLPYGVNELLMYGLITKKPAQLVKSLTTPLYIPKDVDYVIEGWVDTEHLKLEGPFGDHTGYYTLEEMYPCMKVSAITTKKKPTYLATVVGKPPLEDKYMGWATGKIFFPLLKTTAPDLLDYHMPENAGFHNLIMAKMQPLYKGHAKQFMHAFWGAGQMSFVKHAIFLDEKAPKLDNYEALTTYILNRFTPKSLFITEGILDALDHSSPEELVGGKLGIDATAAHKVEAPNLLSDEELLKQVKELIPDAVELHQFMRRTKNPITVISVNKSKNVKEYFEALVPLSTNIRIVVFIDEKANDVFNAYMTLWRVTNNIDAQRDIFISGLMVGIDGTNKNKFDGFTRRWPDDVDCTPSVIESLKQKGVWDFPEKLQVKYQL; encoded by the coding sequence ATGAAAAATACGATAAATTTACTAAAAAAACATGATGAATTAACAGTTATAGATACGCCACTTGATATCTATTTAGAAATACCACATTTAGCATATGCAGAAGTTAAAAAAGAGGGTGGGGGGAAAGCCCTTCTATTTACAAATGCAGTAGAAGAAAAAACGGGAAAAAAGTTTGAAGAACCTATTTTAATGAACGTATTTGGTTCATATAAAAGATGCGAATTACTTTTTGGTCGTACTATTGAATCAGTTGCTGATGAGATAAGTAAACTATTACATATGAAGCCGCCATCAGGTTTTAAAGAGAAATTTTCTATGGCGAGTGAGCTTTTTAGTTTAAAAAACATTTTTCCAAAACGTTTAAAAGGTAAAGGTGAATGTCAGGAAGTTATATATAAAGATGACAATATAGACCTTTCACGTATCCCTGTTTTAACAACTTGGGAACAAGATGGTGGTCCATTTATAACAATGGGACAGGTTTATACACAGAGCCTTGATGGAGAGATGGTAAATCTTGGTATGTATAGACTTCAAGTTTATGACAAAGACACGTTAGGAATGCACTGGCAGATCCATAAAGACTCTTCACACTTTTTTGATCAGTATCAAAAAGCAGGTAAAAAAATGCCTGTTTCAGTTGCAATAGGTGGAGATCCTTTATATACGTGGTGTGCAACGGCTCCACTACCGTATGGAGTAAATGAACTTTTAATGTACGGGCTTATCACTAAAAAACCGGCACAACTTGTAAAATCTCTTACAACGCCGTTGTATATACCTAAAGATGTAGACTATGTAATCGAGGGTTGGGTCGATACGGAACATTTAAAATTAGAAGGACCGTTTGGTGATCATACTGGTTACTATACTTTAGAAGAGATGTATCCATGTATGAAAGTTAGTGCTATAACAACTAAGAAAAAACCTACATATTTAGCTACTGTTGTAGGGAAACCGCCTTTGGAAGATAAGTATATGGGTTGGGCTACAGGAAAAATATTCTTTCCTCTTTTAAAAACAACTGCACCAGATCTGCTCGATTATCATATGCCAGAGAATGCAGGTTTTCATAATCTTATAATGGCAAAAATGCAACCGTTGTATAAAGGACATGCTAAACAGTTTATGCATGCTTTTTGGGGAGCAGGGCAGATGAGTTTTGTAAAACATGCAATATTCTTGGATGAAAAGGCCCCAAAGCTTGATAATTATGAAGCTCTCACTACATATATATTAAATCGTTTTACACCTAAGTCTCTTTTTATTACAGAGGGTATTTTAGACGCACTTGATCATTCATCACCCGAAGAGCTTGTAGGTGGTAAGTTAGGTATTGATGCAACGGCCGCTCATAAAGTAGAAGCCCCTAACTTATTAAGTGATGAAGAGTTGTTAAAGCAGGTAAAAGAGTTGATCCCAGACGCCGTTGAATTACATCAGTTTATGCGCAGAACTAAAAACCCAATAACTGTTATTAGTGTAAATAAATCTAAAAACGTAAAAGAGTATTTTGAAGCATTGGTACCTTTGAGTACAAATATACGTATAGTGGTATTTATAGATGAAAAAGCCAATGATGTATTTAATGCTTATATGACATTATGGCGTGTTACGAATAATATAGATGCACAGAGAGATATATTTATATCTGGTTTAATGGTAGGAATAGACGGTACAAATAAAAATAAGTTTGATGGTTTTACTAGAAGGTGGCCTGATGATGTTGATTGTACACCTAGTGTAATTGAATCTTTAAAACAAAAAGGCGTATGGGATTTTCCAGAAAAATTACAAGTTAAATATCAACTCTAG